The window CCGCGCGCGGCCCGCCGGCGACCCGCGCGACCCGGTGGTCGCCGGCACGGTGACCGCGACCGCTGGCCGCGCGCAGCCGCCGCCGTTCGGCGGCCCGATGTGCGTCGCCTACGGCCTGTGGACGTGGGCCGCGGGCGAATTGACCTATTGCGAGCAGGTGACCGTCGGATTCGACCTCGCCGCGGACGACGGCCGGCGCATCCGCATCCCGCCGGGCCGGTGCCGGATCGAACCGCCACCCGCGCCGGCGGCCGCGCGGTGGACCGTGGTCCGCTACGTCGCGGGGCGCACGCCGTCGCACGCGGCGGGCGCCCCGTTCGAGCCGATCCCGATCGACCGCTTCGCCGTCGCCGCGGTACGGCCGGGCGACCGCATCGCGGTGCGCGCTCGGCTGCGCGACGTGCCGGACCCGACCGCGCCCGCGTCCGGCTACCGGGACCGACCGGCGACGGTCGAACGTGCCGACACGGTGCCGACGCTGCTGCGCTCGCGCGCGTGACGGCAGGCGCCGCGCCGATCCGCCCGTGCCCCGGTGCCGTCCAGCGACGCACACTGACGGGCATCCGACCGGCCACAGGGCCGGCGCGCCCGTCCGGGACGCCGCGCGCCCGTCCGGCCCGGCGCGCCGCTGGCCCACGGGGCCAAATCGCGGTAGAAGCCCGCCATGCAGACCGCGACGCTGTACCAGTTCGAGCTGTGCCCCTACTGCCACAAGGTCAAGGCGGCCCTGGACGTCAAGGGAATTCCCTACGCCAAGGTCGACGTCAACCCGATGACCAAGAAGGAGCTGCCCGAGTTGCCGGCCGACGCGCCCAAGAAGGTGCCGGTGCTCGAATTCGACGGCGACCGCGTGTACGACTCGACGGACATCTTGATGTTCCTCGACGGCAAGCGCCGCGAGCCGATCCCGCTCGTGCCCGACGACCCCGCCGCCCGCGACAAGGCGCTGCAGGTCGAGCAGTGGGTCGACGACGACCTGAGCTACGTGCTGCCGACCGTGATCTATGGATCGTGGAGCGACGCGGCCCGCGCCGCCAAGGTGGTGGCGCGCACGAGCAACTTTGGCTTCGTGCAAAACGCGATCGTGCGCGGCGGCGGATCGTTAATCATGCATCAGGTGGCCAAGCGCATCATCAAGAAGCGCGGCGGCGGCAACCCGCAGCAGCTGCTCGACGCGGAACTCGATCGCTTCGAACAGTGGCTCGGCGACGCGGACTTCGTGTGCGGCGACGCGCCGTCGATCGGCGACATCGCGGCACACGGTTGCCTCACCTGCATCCGCGACTTCCCCGCGTTCGCGACCATCATGCAGCGCCCGCGCATCGCGGCGTGGTACGAGCGGGTGCAGGCGATCCGCGACGCGAACCGCGCCCAGGCGTAACGGCGCGCGGGCGGGCGCGGGGCCGTTCCCGCCCGTGATAGACTGGCGATCCGCGTCGATGCCGGACCTCGAGGACACAGACCCCTCCGAACTCGAGGACACGGATCGGTTCCGCATCGTCGCGCGCATCGGCGACGGCGGCATGGGCGTCGTCTACGAGGCCATCGACCGCGACAGCGACCAGCGCGTCGCCCTCAAGACGCTCAAGTCGATGCGAGCCGACGCGCTGCTGCGGTTCAAGCAGGAGTTCCGCTCGCTGCGCGACATCCGCCATCCGAATCTCGTGTCGCTCGGCGAGCTGATCGAGGACCGCGGCACCTGGTTCTTCACGATGGAGCTGGTCGACGGCCAGGACTTCCTCGCGTACGTCCGCACCGGCACCGACCACGTCGCGGACGAAACCCCGCAGTGGTCGCAGCCAACGGTCGACGACGCGGACTCGACGGTCACGATGGGGATCCCGCCGAGCCGCCGCCGCTACGGCACCGGGTTCGACGAGGCGCGCCTGCGCAGCGCGTTCGCGCAGCTCGCCGCGGGCGTGTCCGCGCTCCACGCCGCGGGCAAGGTCCACCGCGACATCAAGCCGTCGAACATCCGCGTCACCCCGGACGGGCGGGTCGTCCTGCTCGACTTCGGCCTCGTGCGCGCCATCGGCAACAGCGACGACGACCTCACGGCCAGCGACCGGCTCGTCGGCACCGTGCGCTACATGGCCCCCGAACAGGCGGCCACCGGCACCCCGGTCGGGCCGGCCGCCGATTGGTACAGCGTCGGCGTGCTGCTGTACCAGTCGCTCACCGGGCGCCTGCCGTTCGATGGCCCGCCGATGCAAGTGCTGATGAACAAGCAGCGCAGCCGCCCGGTCCACCCGCGCAGCCTCGAGCCCGACCTGCCCGACGATCTCGCCGAGTTGTGCATACAGCTTCTGGCGACCGACCCGGCCGACCGGCCGACGGAGCGCCAAATTCGCGCCGTGCTGCGCCCACCGGGCGCACCGGCGACGGAGCCGTCGCGTCCGTCGGTCACCCGGTCAGCCGTGTTCGTCGGCCGCGCGCGCGAACTCGACGCCCTGCAGGCCGCGTACGAGGCGAGCCGCGCCGGCGCGCCCGTCGTCGCGCTGGTCTGCGGCGAGTCCGGAATTGGCAAGAGTGCGCTCGTGCAGCAGTTCATCGGGATGCTGACCGCGCGCGATGCCCGCGTGGTCGCGCTGGCGGGTCGCTGCTTCGAACGCGAGTCGGTGCCGTACAAGGCGGTCGATGAGTTGATGGACGCGCTCGTGCGCCACATGCACCGGCTGCCGGCGATGGAGGCCGCGGCGCTCGTGCCGCATCGGGCGGCGCTGCTGGCGGACGTGTTCCCGGTGCTGCGACAGGTGCAGGCGATCGCCCAGGCGCCGCGGCCCGCGCACGCGGCCGCCGAACCGCGCCAACAACGCGCCGCCGTATTTCGCGCGCTGCGCGAGCTGTTCGTCCGCTTCGCGGAGCGGCGACCGCTCGTGCTCGCGATCGACGATTTGCAGTGGGCCGACGCCGACAGCCTCGCTCTGCTCGCCGACGTGCTGCGCCCGCCGGACGCGCCGCCGTTGCTCCTGGTGGCCACGCTGCGGCCCGCCGAACCCGGCGCCGATACGGCGATCGCGGCGCTGCCGGGCGACGTGCGCCGGATCGACCTGTCGCGACTGGCCGACGAGGAGGCGCGGGAGCTTGCCGAGTTGCTGCTGCGCTTCGCCGGGCCGGACGCGACCCTGCGGCCGGAGGACGTCGCGGCGGAGGCGGCCGGCCACCCGCTGTTCATCCACGAACTGGTCCACCACTGTGAAATGTTCGGGGCGGCGGGCGGCAGAGCGATGGCGTTGGAGGACGCGCTGTGGGCGCGCGTCGAGCGCCTCGATCCGTTGGCGCGACGCGTGGTCGAGTTGGTCGTTCTCGCCAACGGCCCGATCGCGCTCGAACGAATCGCGGCCGCGGCGCAGTTGGAGTTCTCGGACGTCGCGCGCGCCGTTGGCGCCTTGCGGGTCGCCTATCTCGTTCGTTCCACGGGCAACCGTCGGCCGGACACGGTCGAGGTCTACCACGACCGCATCCGCCAGGCAGTCGCGCGCCACATGACCGCGGCACAGCGGCGCGACGGCCACCGCCAGCTCGCTCTCGCGCTCGAAAGCGCCGCAGCCCCCGACGCCGACGCCCTCGCGATGCACTGGCAGGAAGCCGGCGACGCCGAGCGCGCGGCGCGCTATGCGCTCGCCGCCGGCGACCAGGCCGCGGCCGCGCTCGCGTTCGACCGGGCGGCGACGCGCTACCGCACCGCGCTCGCGTGCCTATCCGACGGACCCGACCGCCACGCCGCTCTCGTCAAGCTGGGCGACGCGCTCGCGAACGCCGGTCGCGGCGTGGATGCCGCGCGCGCCTATCAAGACGCCCTGCCGACGGCCAACCGCGCCGAGCGCCTCGAACTGCAGCGCCGGGCGGCCGAACAGCTGTTGCGCTGCGGCCACCTCGACGAGGGGCTCGACCAGATTCGCAGCGTGCTGGACGCGGTCGGCATGACACTGCCGCGGACGTCGCGCGCGGCGTTGTTGCAGCTGCTGTGGCGCCGGCTGCGCATCTTCCTGCGCGGGCTGCGGTATCGGCCGCGCGACGAGAGCGAGCTGTCGGAGGCCGAGCTGCGCCGCATCGACGTGTGTTGGTCGGTCGCGGCCGGCCTGTCTCTCGTCGATCCGGTGCAGTGCACGAACTTCCAGGCGCGACACACGCTGCTGGCGCTCGCGGCCGGCGAGCAATCGCGCATCGCGCGCGCGTTGGGCGTCGAGGCGGCGTTCGTCGCGCTCGGCGGCCACAAGAAACTCGCACGCGCCGAGCGCCTGGTCGACGCGGCGCGCGCGGCGGCCAACGCCAGCGGCGACCCCCACGCAGTGGGCATGACGCAATCGTGCGCCGGCATGGTGGCGTTCTTGTGCGGCGACGTACGGCGGGCGCGGGCCTACTGCGAGCCCGCCGAGGAGATCCTGCGGGTGCGCTGCACCGGTGCGCTGTGGGAGCTGATGTCGACGCAGGTGTTCACGATGTGGGCTCTGTTCTTCCTCGGCGAGCTGCGCGAACTCGCTCGCCGCGTGCCGGCGATCCTGGCCGAGGCGCTGGACCGGGGCGACCTGTACGCATCGGCGGACCTGCGCATGGGGATCGCGAGCTTCGCGTGGCTGGTCGACGACGCGCCGGACGAGGCGGAGCGCCAAATCGACGAGGCGATCGCGCCGTGGTCGCAGAAGGGCTACCACCTGCAGCACTACTACGAGCTGATCGCGCGCGCGCACATCGATCTGTACCGGGGCGAGCCGGACCGCGCGTGGCGTCGGGTCGAGGAGGGCTGGCGACCGTTCGCGAGGTCGCTGCACCTGCGGATCGAACAGGTGCGGATCGAGGCGGTGCACCTGCGCGGTCGGTGCGCGCTCGCGGCGGCGGCGGCCGCGGCGGGCGAGGTGGAGCGCGCGCGGCTGCTGCGCGAGGTGCTGCGCATCGCGCGCCGGCTGTCGCGGGAGGCGCC of the Deltaproteobacteria bacterium genome contains:
- a CDS encoding serine/threonine-protein kinase PknK — translated: MPDLEDTDPSELEDTDRFRIVARIGDGGMGVVYEAIDRDSDQRVALKTLKSMRADALLRFKQEFRSLRDIRHPNLVSLGELIEDRGTWFFTMELVDGQDFLAYVRTGTDHVADETPQWSQPTVDDADSTVTMGIPPSRRRYGTGFDEARLRSAFAQLAAGVSALHAAGKVHRDIKPSNIRVTPDGRVVLLDFGLVRAIGNSDDDLTASDRLVGTVRYMAPEQAATGTPVGPAADWYSVGVLLYQSLTGRLPFDGPPMQVLMNKQRSRPVHPRSLEPDLPDDLAELCIQLLATDPADRPTERQIRAVLRPPGAPATEPSRPSVTRSAVFVGRARELDALQAAYEASRAGAPVVALVCGESGIGKSALVQQFIGMLTARDARVVALAGRCFERESVPYKAVDELMDALVRHMHRLPAMEAAALVPHRAALLADVFPVLRQVQAIAQAPRPAHAAAEPRQQRAAVFRALRELFVRFAERRPLVLAIDDLQWADADSLALLADVLRPPDAPPLLLVATLRPAEPGADTAIAALPGDVRRIDLSRLADEEARELAELLLRFAGPDATLRPEDVAAEAAGHPLFIHELVHHCEMFGAAGGRAMALEDALWARVERLDPLARRVVELVVLANGPIALERIAAAAQLEFSDVARAVGALRVAYLVRSTGNRRPDTVEVYHDRIRQAVARHMTAAQRRDGHRQLALALESAAAPDADALAMHWQEAGDAERAARYALAAGDQAAAALAFDRAATRYRTALACLSDGPDRHAALVKLGDALANAGRGVDAARAYQDALPTANRAERLELQRRAAEQLLRCGHLDEGLDQIRSVLDAVGMTLPRTSRAALLQLLWRRLRIFLRGLRYRPRDESELSEAELRRIDVCWSVAAGLSLVDPVQCTNFQARHTLLALAAGEQSRIARALGVEAAFVALGGHKKLARAERLVDAARAAANASGDPHAVGMTQSCAGMVAFLCGDVRRARAYCEPAEEILRVRCTGALWELMSTQVFTMWALFFLGELRELARRVPAILAEALDRGDLYASADLRMGIASFAWLVDDAPDEAERQIDEAIAPWSQKGYHLQHYYELIARAHIDLYRGEPDRAWRRVEEGWRPFARSLHLRIEQVRIEAVHLRGRCALAAAAAAAGEVERARLLREVLRIARRLSREAPTWAGGCAALLRAGVHHLRGETGEAATELRKAIAAFDQSGHGVFGQAARARLATVQPSMATVERAAFEEWCARQRLPRPERIVAVLVPGFD
- a CDS encoding glutathione S-transferase family protein; this encodes MQTATLYQFELCPYCHKVKAALDVKGIPYAKVDVNPMTKKELPELPADAPKKVPVLEFDGDRVYDSTDILMFLDGKRREPIPLVPDDPAARDKALQVEQWVDDDLSYVLPTVIYGSWSDAARAAKVVARTSNFGFVQNAIVRGGGSLIMHQVAKRIIKKRGGGNPQQLLDAELDRFEQWLGDADFVCGDAPSIGDIAAHGCLTCIRDFPAFATIMQRPRIAAWYERVQAIRDANRAQA